A genome region from Labilibaculum antarcticum includes the following:
- a CDS encoding glycoside hydrolase family 15 protein: MGNLNYGVIGNCRSAALISEKGSLDWVCLPQFDSSSAFAKLLDENKGGSFEILPENATNIIQEYGKNTNILKTRFECVDGVFEVLDFMPRYVTDENNYYMPPDVVRFFRLVYGKPKFRIKYNPKLDYARNATENKVSGVEFLKSSTTSGSYDSLYLYSSFNYADILNQNVIELDKDEFCEVSYNQKLLEQTRDRIYLKLQRTKTYWLNWSEKTKVLPKYNEEANRSALVLKLLSYQKSGAVMAAITTSLPETIGEVRNWDYRFCWIRDGSMVVKILTQLGHFNVAKRYLNFIMDIIPKKNEKIQIMYGINGEKKLSEYELEHLAGYEGSKPVRVGNAAYKQKQNDIYGILLDLIHQHFEIFETSLEHSEELWTIVRSIVKVVEENWKKPDRGIWEIRGKSLHFTFSKVMCWVAFDRAVKIAVLLKRDDYVGKWTVLRNLVKDDIMKKAWSEKKQAFTQNYGSEDMDASVLLMESYGFIDAADEKYKSTVFTIQKELEHDGLMYRYKNQDDFGTPKSAFTICSFWLINSLYKIGKRREAKEKFDKLLTYSNHLGLFAEDIDFVSKRMLGNFPQAYSHLAIIETALNFSNTNFDDEDSLLDQLNS, from the coding sequence ATGGGAAATTTAAATTACGGAGTAATAGGAAATTGCAGAAGTGCGGCTCTTATTTCAGAAAAAGGGTCTTTAGATTGGGTGTGTTTACCTCAATTTGATTCATCTTCGGCATTTGCTAAGTTGTTGGATGAGAATAAGGGAGGTAGTTTTGAAATTTTGCCCGAGAATGCAACAAATATTATACAGGAGTATGGAAAAAACACGAATATTTTAAAAACACGTTTTGAATGTGTCGATGGAGTTTTTGAAGTATTGGATTTTATGCCAAGATATGTAACAGATGAAAATAATTATTACATGCCGCCGGATGTAGTTCGTTTTTTTCGATTGGTTTATGGAAAACCAAAGTTTCGGATCAAATATAATCCAAAACTCGATTATGCCCGAAACGCTACCGAAAACAAGGTGTCAGGCGTGGAATTCCTAAAATCCTCTACAACATCAGGAAGTTACGATTCGTTGTATTTGTATTCTAGTTTTAATTATGCTGATATATTGAATCAGAATGTAATTGAATTGGACAAAGATGAATTTTGTGAGGTGAGTTACAATCAAAAGTTGTTGGAACAAACTCGTGATCGAATCTATCTGAAATTACAACGAACAAAAACATATTGGTTAAACTGGAGTGAAAAAACAAAAGTACTTCCTAAGTATAATGAGGAAGCCAATAGAAGCGCGCTGGTGTTAAAATTGTTAAGCTATCAGAAAAGTGGAGCTGTTATGGCTGCTATAACCACATCTTTGCCCGAAACAATAGGGGAGGTGAGGAATTGGGATTATCGCTTTTGCTGGATTCGTGATGGCTCTATGGTGGTTAAAATTCTGACTCAATTGGGCCATTTTAATGTAGCAAAACGCTACCTGAATTTCATCATGGATATCATTCCTAAAAAGAATGAGAAAATCCAGATAATGTATGGTATTAATGGAGAGAAAAAGCTTTCGGAATATGAGTTGGAACACCTTGCAGGTTATGAAGGGTCGAAACCGGTTCGAGTAGGAAATGCAGCCTACAAACAAAAACAGAATGATATTTATGGAATTTTGCTGGATTTGATTCATCAGCATTTCGAAATATTTGAAACTTCCTTGGAGCATAGTGAGGAATTGTGGACCATTGTAAGAAGCATTGTGAAGGTTGTAGAAGAAAATTGGAAAAAGCCAGATCGTGGTATCTGGGAAATTCGTGGGAAAAGTCTTCATTTTACCTTTAGCAAAGTGATGTGTTGGGTGGCGTTTGACCGGGCGGTTAAAATTGCAGTACTATTGAAGCGAGATGATTATGTCGGAAAATGGACTGTTCTTAGAAATTTGGTGAAAGATGATATCATGAAAAAGGCCTGGAGTGAAAAGAAACAGGCATTTACGCAAAATTATGGATCTGAGGATATGGATGCTTCGGTATTGTTAATGGAAAGCTATGGTTTTATTGATGCAGCTGATGAAAAGTATAAATCGACAGTGTTCACCATTCAAAAGGAATTGGAGCATGATGGTTTGATGTACCGGTATAAAAATCAGGATGATTTTGGAACCCCTAAATCGGCTTTTACGATTTGTTCTTTTTGGTTGATTAACAGTTTGTATAAAATAGGCAAGAGGAGGGAAGCGAAAGAAAAATTTGATAAGTTATTAACTTATTCGAATCATCTTGGATTGTTTGCTGAAGATATTGATTTTGTCTCGAAACGGATGCTCGGGAATTTCCCACAGGCCTATTCGCACTTGGCAATAATCGAAACAGCTCTAAACTTTTCAAATACCAATTTCGACGATGAGGATAGTTTATTGGATCAGCTGAATAGTTAA
- a CDS encoding bifunctional alpha,alpha-trehalose-phosphate synthase (UDP-forming)/trehalose-phosphatase: protein MNRIHIVSNRLPVNINIENDIIELIPSVGGLATGMRSVYKEYNGKWIGWPGLPSDDLDEELTGRIEQKLIEEDCVPVHLSKQEIDLYYDGFSNRTIWPLFHYFAQFIDYDHELWDAFVSVNQKFADKALETLEEGDTIWIHDYQLLLVPEMIKSKKPDVTVGFFLHIPFPSFEVFRILPWRKELIQGMLGADLIGFHTFDYQRHFCSSVRRLMGYEISFNQIHIEDRIILVDSFPMGIDYNKFRDASTQIFQRPLQEKSELHRELEKYFLISPNRKLILSIDRMDYSKGIPNRLRAFSRFLEDYPEFIGKVTLIMLAVPSRGTVEQYINLKREVDELVGTVNGKFGSINYTPVWYFYRSLPFENLIELYSSCDVALVTPVRDGMNLVAKEYVASRTNSTGVIILSEMAGVAKEMGEAIIINPNNTKEIADAINQALIMPLDEQRERMSFLQDRIKRYDVFKWSSEFVKSLKKVEKIQNSFYAKKINSKIMDKLTAKYKSAEKRSIFLDYDGTLAGFKTNPNDAKPNAELHEILYKLEEDPRNVITIISGRDRDSLEKWFEGHKINLIVEHGVWLRKYQKEWKMLSNASDVWKPNIRPTLETFVDQTPGSFIEEKNYSLVWHFRKAEPEQGELRANELRDELTTMIANHNLEILEGNKVIEVKSGGINKGIAAMQFLKNQNFDFILAIGDDWTDEYMFRELPESAHTIKVGLKNTAAKYKVESVASVRKLLLDLTK from the coding sequence ATGAATAGAATTCACATTGTTTCCAACAGACTCCCAGTTAATATAAACATAGAAAATGATATTATTGAATTAATTCCAAGTGTAGGAGGATTGGCTACAGGAATGAGATCAGTATATAAGGAGTATAATGGAAAGTGGATAGGCTGGCCAGGTTTACCAAGTGATGACCTCGATGAAGAATTAACCGGTAGGATTGAACAAAAACTAATTGAAGAAGACTGTGTACCGGTTCATTTATCAAAACAAGAAATAGACTTGTACTATGACGGTTTTAGCAACCGAACCATATGGCCATTATTTCATTATTTTGCGCAATTCATTGATTACGATCATGAATTATGGGATGCTTTTGTAAGTGTAAACCAAAAATTTGCTGATAAAGCTTTGGAAACTTTAGAAGAAGGTGATACCATCTGGATTCACGATTACCAATTGCTACTGGTTCCGGAAATGATAAAATCTAAAAAGCCAGATGTTACCGTTGGTTTTTTTCTTCACATTCCTTTTCCGTCATTCGAAGTTTTTCGAATTTTACCCTGGAGAAAAGAATTAATTCAAGGAATGTTGGGTGCTGACTTGATTGGCTTTCATACTTTTGATTATCAAAGACACTTTTGCAGTTCAGTGCGTCGTTTAATGGGATATGAAATTTCATTCAATCAAATTCACATTGAAGACAGAATTATTCTTGTTGATTCATTTCCAATGGGAATTGACTACAACAAATTTAGAGACGCTTCAACTCAAATCTTCCAAAGACCTCTTCAAGAAAAATCGGAACTTCATCGTGAACTGGAAAAATACTTTCTGATTTCTCCTAATCGAAAGCTGATTCTATCTATCGATCGAATGGATTATTCGAAAGGAATTCCAAACCGCTTGCGTGCATTCTCCAGATTCCTGGAAGATTACCCTGAATTTATAGGCAAAGTTACATTGATCATGTTGGCAGTTCCTTCTCGCGGAACGGTAGAGCAGTACATCAATTTAAAAAGAGAAGTGGATGAATTGGTTGGAACTGTAAATGGTAAATTTGGTAGTATCAACTACACCCCAGTTTGGTATTTTTACCGTTCGTTACCCTTCGAAAACCTAATCGAATTATACAGTTCTTGTGATGTTGCCCTGGTGACTCCTGTGCGTGATGGAATGAATCTGGTTGCCAAAGAATATGTGGCCTCAAGAACAAATAGTACAGGTGTAATTATTTTAAGTGAAATGGCAGGCGTAGCCAAAGAAATGGGCGAAGCAATAATTATTAACCCGAACAATACAAAGGAAATTGCAGATGCAATTAATCAGGCCTTAATCATGCCTCTTGATGAGCAACGGGAACGAATGAGCTTTCTTCAGGACAGGATAAAACGATACGATGTATTCAAGTGGTCGAGCGAATTCGTAAAGTCTTTAAAGAAAGTTGAAAAGATTCAAAACTCCTTTTATGCGAAGAAAATAAATAGTAAGATAATGGATAAGCTTACTGCCAAATACAAATCTGCAGAAAAGAGATCCATATTTCTTGATTACGATGGGACATTAGCTGGTTTTAAAACGAATCCTAATGACGCTAAACCCAATGCGGAGCTTCATGAAATCCTTTACAAACTTGAAGAAGATCCTCGAAATGTAATTACTATTATTAGTGGCAGGGATAGAGATAGTTTAGAAAAATGGTTCGAAGGACATAAAATCAATTTAATTGTTGAACATGGTGTTTGGCTTCGAAAATATCAGAAAGAATGGAAAATGCTTAGTAATGCTTCGGATGTATGGAAACCAAACATCCGCCCTACTCTCGAAACATTTGTAGATCAAACACCCGGATCATTTATCGAGGAGAAAAATTATTCTCTTGTTTGGCATTTCCGAAAAGCGGAACCCGAGCAAGGCGAACTAAGAGCAAATGAGCTTAGAGATGAGTTGACGACAATGATCGCCAATCATAACCTTGAGATTTTAGAGGGTAATAAAGTGATTGAAGTAAAAAGTGGTGGAATTAACAAGGGAATTGCGGCCATGCAATTTCTTAAAAACCAAAATTTTGATTTCATATTAGCTATTGGTGATGACTGGACGGATGAATACATGTTCCGTGAACTTCCTGAATCAGCTCATACCATAAAGGTTGGACTTAAAAATACAGCGGCAAAATATAAAGTTGAATCTGTGGCTTCGGTTCGAAAACTACTACTGGATTTAACGAAATAA
- the nadB gene encoding L-aspartate oxidase, translated as MLHKQFDYLVIGSGLAGLYSAYYASRFGKVAILTKSKLDVSNSYYAQGGIAAVTDPEDFPQYHLEDTLTAGRGLCDYIPVEILVNEGPDRIQDLIELGMQFDKENGQLALGLEGGHHRRRVLHAGGDSTGKETTLFLIDKVLNNDNIEVFENQMVFELLIEDQICAGAKSYNIINNTNLLIEAKNTILASGGASAVYKRTTNPHTTVGDGINLAYKAGAEMADMEFIQFHPSSFYSEEGYTFLISEAVRGEGAYLLNSKGERFMLAIHPLAELAPRDIVARAIFDQMKQSQSNYVILSLKHLDKNKIKNRFPSINKNCEKSGVDMSQEIRIAPAAHYMVGGIKTKLNGETNISRLYACGEVASSGVMGANRLASNSLLECLVFGKRAIDHAEASSSVKKIFSLNKNEMHVNLKLEQLFLNHSNEIANEMNLKAGIVRNQKELTEISSLIESIENSFPFEPYEYYSVRLQNLIRVCKLLTTAALSRKESRGGHYREDYQKEEAKFLTHSIQQINKEIHYIPVDHRSQD; from the coding sequence ATGCTACACAAACAATTCGATTATTTAGTAATCGGAAGTGGACTGGCTGGTTTATATTCAGCCTACTATGCGTCCCGCTTTGGAAAAGTTGCCATTTTAACGAAATCGAAGCTTGATGTTAGTAATTCTTACTACGCTCAGGGCGGTATTGCCGCTGTAACCGATCCTGAAGATTTTCCGCAATATCACTTAGAAGATACTTTAACCGCCGGCCGTGGTTTATGCGACTATATTCCTGTGGAAATTCTCGTTAACGAAGGTCCGGATCGTATTCAAGATTTAATTGAATTGGGAATGCAATTTGATAAAGAAAACGGTCAATTGGCACTTGGACTTGAAGGAGGACATCACCGAAGAAGGGTTCTTCATGCTGGTGGCGACTCGACAGGCAAGGAAACAACTCTTTTTTTGATTGATAAAGTATTGAATAATGATAATATTGAGGTGTTTGAGAACCAAATGGTGTTTGAATTACTGATTGAAGATCAAATTTGTGCCGGAGCAAAAAGCTACAATATTATAAATAACACCAATTTACTTATTGAAGCCAAGAATACGATACTTGCTTCGGGTGGCGCCTCGGCAGTGTATAAAAGGACAACGAACCCACACACAACAGTTGGTGATGGAATCAATCTGGCCTATAAGGCCGGAGCCGAAATGGCTGATATGGAATTCATTCAATTTCATCCGAGTTCTTTTTATTCTGAGGAAGGATATACATTTTTAATTAGCGAAGCCGTTCGAGGAGAAGGTGCTTATCTTCTGAATTCAAAAGGGGAACGATTCATGTTGGCAATTCATCCTCTTGCCGAACTAGCTCCCCGTGATATTGTAGCCCGAGCCATTTTCGATCAAATGAAACAAAGCCAAAGCAATTATGTGATTCTCAGCCTTAAACATCTGGATAAAAACAAGATAAAAAATAGGTTTCCAAGCATTAATAAAAATTGCGAGAAATCTGGCGTTGATATGAGTCAGGAAATTCGAATTGCTCCTGCCGCTCACTATATGGTTGGTGGGATTAAAACAAAGCTTAATGGGGAAACCAATATATCAAGACTATATGCTTGCGGGGAAGTAGCTTCGTCGGGAGTAATGGGCGCCAACAGACTCGCTTCTAACTCATTGCTTGAATGTTTGGTGTTTGGCAAAAGGGCTATTGATCATGCTGAAGCTTCATCTTCTGTTAAAAAAATATTTTCGTTGAATAAAAACGAGATGCATGTCAATTTGAAACTTGAACAATTGTTCCTAAATCATAGCAATGAAATTGCAAATGAGATGAATTTGAAAGCAGGAATAGTTCGAAATCAGAAAGAACTTACAGAAATTAGTTCACTTATAGAATCAATCGAAAATTCTTTTCCTTTTGAGCCCTATGAATATTACAGTGTTCGTTTGCAAAACCTAATCAGAGTTTGCAAATTACTAACAACTGCTGCATTATCAAGAAAAGAGAGTCGTGGAGGACATTACCGAGAAGATTATCAAAAAGAGGAAGCTAAATTTCTCACCCATTCGATTCAACAAATTAATAAAGAAATACATTATATCCCTGTGGATCATCGATCTCAAGATTAA
- the nadC gene encoding carboxylating nicotinate-nucleotide diphosphorylase translates to MQESEFNIQEIELIINHAFREDIGSGDITTNNIVPKNTLAAASMTAKADGIIAGLNIAKMIFRKLDENLEWNPKIIDGDRVVKGDVILEMKGTFRALLTGERLALNLLQRMSGIATETAKYVAAVKETKVKILDTRKTVPGLRTFDKYAVKMGGGTNHRIGLYDMVMIKDNHIMMAGSITAAVEQIRKAVSSEITVEVETTNLIEVKEAVNAGADIIMLDNMSNELMKEAVDYISGRALVEASGNMNLERISGVAKTGVDFISIGALTHSVVALDISQNIIIK, encoded by the coding sequence ATGCAAGAATCAGAATTTAACATTCAGGAAATTGAGCTCATCATAAATCATGCTTTTCGGGAAGACATAGGAAGTGGCGATATTACAACAAATAATATTGTCCCTAAAAATACTTTAGCTGCTGCAAGTATGACAGCCAAAGCTGATGGAATAATAGCGGGTTTGAATATCGCGAAAATGATATTTCGGAAATTAGATGAAAATCTGGAATGGAACCCCAAAATTATAGATGGTGATCGTGTAGTTAAAGGAGATGTTATTCTTGAAATGAAAGGAACATTCAGAGCTCTTTTAACCGGAGAAAGATTAGCATTAAATTTGCTGCAAAGAATGTCGGGAATTGCAACCGAGACAGCTAAATATGTTGCTGCGGTAAAAGAAACAAAGGTGAAAATTCTTGACACAAGAAAAACCGTGCCAGGCCTACGGACATTCGACAAATATGCTGTTAAAATGGGTGGAGGAACCAATCATCGCATTGGCTTATATGATATGGTTATGATTAAAGACAACCATATAATGATGGCCGGAAGTATTACAGCTGCTGTTGAACAGATTCGCAAAGCCGTTTCTTCAGAGATTACAGTTGAGGTAGAAACAACAAACTTAATAGAGGTAAAAGAAGCTGTTAACGCTGGCGCGGATATCATCATGCTTGATAATATGAGTAATGAATTAATGAAAGAAGCTGTTGACTATATTAGTGGAAGAGCTTTGGTTGAAGCGTCAGGAAATATGAATTTAGAGCGAATTTCAGGTGTAGCAAAAACCGGTGTCGATTTCATTTCAATAGGTGCTCTTACACATTCTGTTGTGGCTTTAGATATCAGCCAAAACATAATTATCAAATAG
- a CDS encoding tetratricopeptide repeat-containing sensor histidine kinase, with translation MQLPLKLALLLLTLSITSISANAKINDAKNQTSITKDSLKIEHYLNLSRKYYTVKTDSAIYYAEKALQLSQNSNSLKLIIESQLECFYNFSINSDMAKARKALNEAEAMAYILNDSLSICRVHSCLGYHYALTSKYDSAIYQYNKSLEFCKSQKDNRNKISNLIGLGHVYYERGDLELALSKYIEAFQYNEVQENDETKLNLLISMANIYAGEHQNEKAISYYNQAMVIALELKNEDTLSVLYNNSAIIYQDNLNFNKALLFYGKSLEIEKKANNKAGIALCLNNIGENYFKMGNTDKAIVFLLEALSSNRELQLDTEIIYNLETLSQIHLSLGNFKQAFSYLEEGIALTKKLKTRGKRSDLLKLLAEYYNKTDNYKKAYASIIAYNSLNDSIQKKSRTDKIVELQAQFDSEKKEKENEILRISNQFTQEKLAKERIRTNYLFLFSFLAFAVIILIFILLRSKINIHNRIQVFNGKLEESNANLKITNATKDKFFSIIAHDLRSPFNAILGFSELIKNEVKNGKDLKTIEEYNANINESATSLFTLLENLLQWANDQRGILKFTPTQIDLYDLIQSNLAIFKLRATDKSIKLFSDIKPNTVAFGDVNMVNTIIRNLISNALKFTKANGEIILSTISEGNFIYLSVKDTGIGISKNDQDKLFRLDGNFTTMGTKDESGSGLGLILCKEFVKKNGGEIWVESEENKGSKFIFSLKSA, from the coding sequence ATGCAACTCCCCTTAAAACTTGCTTTGCTTTTACTTACTTTATCCATTACTTCAATATCTGCAAATGCAAAAATAAATGATGCAAAAAATCAAACATCTATTACCAAGGATAGTCTCAAAATTGAACATTATCTGAATCTGTCCCGAAAATACTATACTGTAAAAACAGACAGTGCTATTTATTACGCCGAAAAAGCGCTGCAATTGTCACAAAACAGCAATAGCCTGAAGCTAATCATCGAATCACAGCTTGAATGTTTTTACAATTTCTCGATAAATAGCGATATGGCTAAAGCCAGAAAAGCTCTAAATGAAGCCGAAGCAATGGCTTATATTCTAAATGATTCATTAAGTATTTGCAGAGTTCATTCCTGTTTAGGATACCATTATGCACTAACAAGCAAATACGATAGTGCCATTTATCAATACAATAAATCTCTGGAATTCTGTAAGTCACAAAAGGATAATAGAAATAAAATAAGCAATCTAATAGGACTCGGTCATGTGTACTATGAAAGAGGCGATTTAGAATTAGCTCTAAGTAAATATATTGAAGCTTTTCAATATAATGAAGTACAAGAAAACGACGAAACTAAGCTGAATCTTCTCATTAGCATGGCAAATATTTATGCTGGAGAACATCAAAATGAAAAGGCTATATCCTATTACAACCAAGCTATGGTGATCGCTTTAGAGTTAAAGAATGAGGATACCTTATCTGTTCTTTACAATAATTCAGCCATAATTTATCAGGACAATTTAAATTTTAATAAAGCATTACTATTTTACGGGAAAAGCCTCGAAATAGAAAAAAAAGCAAATAATAAGGCAGGCATTGCATTGTGTCTTAACAATATTGGTGAAAATTATTTCAAGATGGGGAATACAGATAAGGCAATTGTATTCCTGCTCGAAGCTTTATCCTCCAACCGTGAGCTACAATTAGATACTGAAATCATTTACAATTTGGAGACCTTAAGCCAAATACACCTAAGCCTTGGAAACTTTAAACAAGCTTTCTCATATCTTGAAGAAGGAATTGCCTTAACTAAAAAACTAAAAACACGAGGCAAAAGAAGTGATTTATTGAAGCTTCTTGCTGAGTATTACAATAAAACAGATAATTACAAAAAAGCTTACGCCTCTATTATTGCCTACAACTCTCTAAATGACAGCATACAAAAAAAATCACGTACGGATAAAATTGTAGAGCTTCAAGCTCAATTCGATTCTGAGAAAAAAGAGAAGGAAAATGAGATTTTAAGAATAAGTAACCAATTTACCCAAGAAAAACTTGCCAAGGAGAGAATAAGAACAAATTATCTTTTTCTTTTTTCATTTTTAGCTTTTGCTGTTATCATTCTAATATTTATTCTTTTGAGATCTAAGATTAATATTCACAACCGAATACAAGTCTTCAATGGTAAATTAGAAGAGTCTAATGCCAACCTTAAAATCACGAATGCTACAAAAGATAAATTCTTTTCAATTATTGCTCATGATTTAAGATCACCTTTTAATGCCATATTGGGATTTTCGGAACTGATCAAAAATGAAGTGAAAAACGGAAAAGACCTAAAGACAATAGAAGAGTACAATGCCAACATAAATGAATCGGCCACAAGCTTGTTTACATTACTTGAAAACCTCTTACAATGGGCAAATGATCAACGTGGCATACTGAAATTTACCCCCACTCAAATTGATTTGTACGATTTGATTCAATCTAATCTTGCTATTTTCAAATTGAGAGCCACTGATAAATCGATAAAATTATTTTCCGATATAAAACCCAACACTGTGGCTTTTGGTGATGTAAATATGGTAAATACCATTATTCGGAACCTAATTAGTAATGCCTTAAAATTCACAAAAGCAAATGGTGAAATAATTCTTTCTACAATATCAGAGGGTAATTTCATTTATCTTTCTGTTAAAGACACCGGCATAGGAATTAGTAAAAACGATCAGGATAAACTATTCCGGTTAGATGGTAATTTCACAACGATGGGTACCAAAGATGAATCAGGAAGTGGATTAGGTCTGATATTATGCAAAGAATTTGTAAAGAAAAACGGCGGTGAAATTTGGGTTGAAAGTGAAGAAAATAAAGGCAGTAAATTTATTTTCTCTTTAAAATCGGCTTAA
- a CDS encoding tetratricopeptide repeat-containing sensor histidine kinase: MLFVNTLHAKSSLSELRTQINNSSKSEKAKLYLKLSDHYYYANNNDSALYYAKEALLVSKLNKNDQLMLESYIELYYNYLLTSNSKEVRHSLYNAKKLAYKISDTTQICDILLNLGAFYSENSKFDSAIIHYNESRRLSDLIDYKTNTIQTLIGIGEVYYERGDFENALNNYLEASKYSEAIKDNDIKLSLLIDMGNIYGDDNQIEKAKSYYNQAKELSETINDKETLSTIYNNLATLYQEEKNYTKAQIYFEKSLEIEQSKGYKDGIAITLNNIGENYFLLKDYENAIIFLRESLTTHRHLKLETEIIYNLEVLTQIHLATGNYKQAIKCLNEGITLSKKLKIKGKRSDLLKLLAEYYNKIGNNKKAYSSMLAFNALKDSVRNDAKSTKIAQLQAKFEAVKKEKENEILRVKNQITQDKLEQEKTKSNFLYIFSILALFVIILIVTLFRSKINTHNKMKRVYGLLEDSNSKLKIMNTTKDKFFSIIAHDLRSPFNAILGFSELIKNEVKSGKDLKTIEDYNANINESAKSLFTLLENLLQWANDQRGVLEFTPIQIDLYELIQSNLTIFKLKATDKSIKLFSDIKPNTVAFGDVNMVNTIIRNLISNALKFTNENGEIFLSTISDGNFIYLSVKDTGIGISKNDQDKLFRLDGNFTTMGTKDESGSGLGLILCKEFVKKNGGKIWVESEENKGSKFIFSLKSA; the protein is encoded by the coding sequence TTGTTATTCGTAAATACATTGCATGCTAAATCATCTCTTAGCGAGCTTCGAACACAAATTAATAACAGTTCTAAGAGTGAAAAGGCTAAGCTTTATTTGAAATTATCTGATCATTATTACTATGCGAATAATAATGACAGTGCCCTTTATTATGCCAAAGAAGCTCTTCTTGTATCAAAATTAAACAAGAATGATCAGTTGATGCTTGAATCATATATTGAACTTTATTACAACTACTTGCTTACTTCAAATTCGAAAGAAGTAAGACATTCTTTATACAATGCGAAAAAATTAGCTTATAAAATTTCAGATACCACTCAGATTTGTGATATTCTTTTAAATTTAGGTGCTTTCTATTCTGAAAACAGCAAATTTGACAGTGCTATTATTCATTACAATGAATCTAGAAGACTGAGTGATCTTATTGATTACAAAACAAATACTATTCAAACGCTAATTGGCATAGGGGAAGTATATTATGAAAGAGGTGATTTTGAAAATGCTTTAAATAATTACTTAGAAGCATCTAAGTATTCCGAAGCAATAAAAGACAATGATATAAAGCTTAGTTTACTTATTGATATGGGTAATATTTATGGTGATGATAATCAAATAGAAAAAGCAAAATCTTATTACAATCAAGCAAAAGAACTTTCAGAAACAATTAATGATAAAGAAACATTATCTACTATTTACAACAATCTGGCAACCCTTTACCAAGAGGAAAAAAATTACACAAAAGCACAAATTTATTTCGAAAAAAGTCTTGAAATTGAACAAAGTAAAGGCTATAAAGATGGTATCGCTATAACCCTAAATAATATTGGAGAGAATTATTTCCTATTGAAAGATTACGAGAATGCCATTATTTTTCTACGCGAATCATTAACTACCCACAGGCATCTAAAATTAGAAACCGAAATAATTTACAACTTAGAAGTTTTAACTCAAATACACTTAGCAACCGGAAATTACAAACAAGCTATTAAATGTTTGAACGAAGGAATTACTTTAAGTAAAAAACTTAAAATTAAAGGGAAAAGATCCGATCTATTGAAATTATTAGCAGAATACTATAACAAGATAGGAAATAACAAAAAGGCCTACTCTTCAATGTTAGCCTTTAATGCTCTTAAAGATAGTGTAAGGAATGACGCAAAATCTACCAAAATTGCCCAACTTCAAGCAAAATTTGAAGCCGTAAAAAAAGAAAAGGAAAATGAGATTCTAAGAGTGAAAAATCAGATTACTCAAGATAAGCTTGAACAAGAGAAAACAAAATCTAACTTCCTTTACATATTTTCCATCTTGGCTCTTTTTGTAATAATTCTAATAGTCACTCTATTTCGATCAAAGATCAATACTCATAATAAAATGAAGCGTGTTTATGGTCTACTTGAAGATTCAAACTCCAAGTTAAAAATCATGAATACTACAAAGGATAAATTCTTTTCAATTATTGCTCATGATTTAAGATCACCTTTTAATGCCATCTTGGGATTTTCAGAACTGATCAAAAATGAAGTGAAAAGTGGGAAAGACCTAAAGACAATAGAAGATTACAATGCCAATATAAATGAATCGGCAAAGAGTTTGTTTACTTTACTTGAAAATCTATTGCAATGGGCAAATGATCAACGTGGAGTACTCGAATTTACTCCCATTCAAATTGATTTGTACGAATTAATTCAATCTAATCTTACGATTTTCAAATTGAAAGCCACTGATAAATCAATAAAATTATTTTCCGATATAAAACCCAACACTGTGGCTTTCGGTGATGTAAATATGGTAAATACCATTATTCGAAACCTAATTAGTAATGCCTTAAAATTCACTAATGAAAATGGTGAAATATTTCTATCTACAATATCAGATGGTAATTTCATTTATCTTTCTGTTAAAGACACCGGCATAGGAATCAGTAAAAACGATCAGGATAAACTATTCCGATTAGATGGCAATTTCACAACGATGGGTACCAAAGATGAATCAGGAAGTGGATTAGGTCTGATACTATGCAAAGAATTTGTCAAGAAAAACGGCGGTAAAATTTGGGTTGAAAGTGAAGAAAATAAAGGCAGTAAATTTATTTTCTCCTTAAAATCGGCCTAA